In Mercenaria mercenaria strain notata chromosome 13, MADL_Memer_1, whole genome shotgun sequence, a single window of DNA contains:
- the LOC123529493 gene encoding G protein alpha i subunit-like, translated as MGCAESSEESTDKREATQRSKKIDKALKLETESKTTKLEIEILMLGERSSGKSELLKQIQILFGKTDVAKLRDNLQPNSDRLDIIYFASDHIHFMTYYCG; from the exons ATGGGCTGTGCAGAGAGTTCAGAAGAAAGTACGGATAAAAGGGAGGCAACTCAGAGATCGAAGAAGATAGATAAAGCTCTTAAATTAGAAACAGAAAGTAAAACGACCAAGCTGGAGATTGAGATTCTCATGCTAG GTGAAAGAAGTTCTGGCAAAAGTGAACTGCTGAAACAGATAcagat atTGTTTGGAAAGACAGATGTTGCAAAACTGCGCGACAACCTGCAACCAAATTCAGACAGACTGGATATAATTTATTTTGCAAGTGATCACATACATTTTAT GACTTATTACTGTGGATGA